In one Xyrauchen texanus isolate HMW12.3.18 chromosome 18, RBS_HiC_50CHRs, whole genome shotgun sequence genomic region, the following are encoded:
- the gpr34b gene encoding probable G-protein coupled receptor 34b, whose translation MANSSQVGYNISYLCRTSTTTLVLPTVYSLMSITGLPGNVLSLWVFMRRIAIKTSTHIYLINLSISNLLLCLTMPFLAAYYTLGTIWNKHDAMCQIAINGLTPVLHINICIGVMILSWVALSRFASLIQHSHANRPSRWLKVLPGAFLNRKKHAKLAYALCLITWAIVALAIIPFVVLYSIRETVSKEDNENEVCYSVTVEIGGAGSHIFALVAVSLFFVFFLLVLSSYMAVIKHIWRSKKSAAISNSQRVYSRVFRNIVVIKLVLVVCLLPHHIYKAIFIHMVNELSMSEALPADVCHPLSMHVEVKNILLCLASLRCSTDPIMYFLLDKMFRKHSLGLLRVGTSAHESQSSKSNGGHCSQGTTGGL comes from the coding sequence ATGGCAAACAGCTCACAAGTTGGGTACAACATCTCTTATCTGTGCCGAACGTCTACCACAACTTTAGTTCTGCCCACTGTCTACTCCCTGATGTCCATCACTGGCCTTCCTGGCAATGTTCTCTCTCTTTGGGTGTTCATGCGGAGGATAGCCATCAAAACGTCCACCCACATCTACCTGATAAACTTAAGCATCTCAAACCTGTTGCTCTGCCTCACCATGCCATTCCtggctgcatactacacacttGGAACCATATGGAACAAACACGATGCTATGTGCCAAATAGCAATAAATGGTCTAACTCCAGTGCTCCATATCAACATATGCATTGGTGTAATGATATTGAGCTGGGTGGCACTGAGTCGCTTTGCCTCACTTATTCAGCATTCCCATGCTAATCGTCCAAGCAGGTGGCTGAAAGTCCTCCCTGGAGCCTTCCTAAatagaaaaaaacatgcaaaattgGCATATGCATTGTGTCTGATCACCTGGGCTATTGTTGCTCTAGCTATCATACCCTTTGTGGTGCTGTACTCAATCAGGGAAACTGTGAGCAAGGAGGACAATGAAAATGAAGTGTGTTACAGCGTAACAGTGGAGATTGGAGGAGCGGGATCTCACATCTTCGCTTTAGTGGCCGTTTCACTGTTCTTTGTCTTCTTCCTGTTGGTTTTAAGCTCCTATATGGCAGTAATCAAGCATATCTGGAGGTCCAAGAAAAGTGCAGCCATTTCCAACAGCCAGAGAGTCTACTCAAGAGTGTTTCGGAATATTGTTGTCATTAAACTAGTGCTGGTGGTTTGTCTCTTGCCTCATCACATCTATAAGGCAATCTTTATTCACATGGTCAATGAGCTGTCTATGTCTGAAGCACTCCCAGCAGATGTTTGCCATCCACTATCCATGCATGTGGAGGTAAAGAATATTCTCCTCTGTTTGGCATCTCTGCGATGTAGCACTGACCCCATCATGTATTTCCTGCTGGACAAGATGTTTCGAAAGCATTCGCTAGGTTTGTTGCGAGTAGGCACTAGCGCACATGAGAGTCAGTCATCAAAATCCAATGGAGGTCATTGCTCTCAGGGAACAACTGGGGGCCTTTAG